The following are from one region of the Simiduia agarivorans SA1 = DSM 21679 genome:
- the der gene encoding ribosome biogenesis GTPase Der, producing the protein MVPVLALVGRPNVGKSTLFNCLTRSRDALVADYAGLTRDRKYGEGEVGGRSFMVIDTGGISGEEEGIDSVMAGQSLQAIEESDAVLFLVDCKAGLTPADEMIARHLRTRNKPTFVVANKVDGTNPDIALAPFYEMGLGKIFPTTATHRKGVRAMLDAVLSEFPEPEAEEVETPQGVKIAVVGRPNVGKSTLVNRLLGEDRVVVFDMPGTTRDSIYINYERHGANYTLIDTAGIRRRKNVKETVEKFSIVKTLQAIDDANVVVLLCDASEGLVEQDLHLLGHTIEAGRALVIALNKWDGLEDSHKEYVKNELDRRLRFIDFADIHYISAKHGTGVGHLYDSIERAYQAATEKMSTNFLTRVLQDAVREHQPPMIRGHRIKLRYAHPGGNNPPIIVIHGNQTGELPDAYVKYLERTYRRALDLHGTPVRLEFRSSENPYEEKAKPKVRRRDGKIQTGKRQAGETKRSYQARKGNDPAVKPGTKKPASTAKPKAKPAVAKPAVRGGAGQTRRKPTHVTKPSGNKPR; encoded by the coding sequence ATGGTTCCTGTGCTGGCCTTGGTTGGCCGCCCCAATGTGGGTAAGTCCACCCTGTTTAATTGCCTTACCCGCAGCCGCGATGCGCTGGTGGCCGACTATGCTGGCTTGACCCGCGACCGGAAGTACGGCGAGGGTGAAGTGGGTGGCCGCAGTTTTATGGTGATCGACACCGGCGGTATCAGTGGTGAAGAGGAAGGTATCGATAGCGTGATGGCGGGTCAGTCGTTGCAGGCCATTGAAGAATCCGATGCGGTGCTGTTTCTGGTGGACTGTAAGGCCGGCCTGACGCCTGCTGATGAAATGATTGCCCGCCATCTGCGTACCCGCAACAAACCCACGTTTGTGGTGGCCAATAAAGTCGATGGCACCAACCCGGATATTGCCCTGGCGCCTTTTTATGAGATGGGGCTGGGTAAAATATTTCCCACTACGGCTACCCACCGCAAAGGTGTCAGGGCCATGCTGGATGCGGTGCTTTCCGAATTCCCCGAGCCGGAAGCTGAGGAAGTTGAAACACCTCAGGGGGTCAAAATTGCTGTGGTCGGTCGCCCGAACGTCGGCAAGTCTACCTTGGTAAACCGACTGTTAGGTGAGGATCGGGTGGTGGTGTTTGATATGCCCGGCACGACCCGGGACAGTATCTACATTAACTATGAGCGGCACGGCGCCAATTACACGCTCATTGATACAGCCGGTATCCGGCGGCGCAAAAATGTTAAAGAAACTGTTGAAAAGTTTTCTATTGTCAAAACGTTACAAGCGATCGACGACGCCAATGTGGTCGTGCTCTTGTGCGATGCCAGCGAAGGTTTGGTGGAGCAGGACTTGCACTTGCTAGGGCACACCATTGAGGCTGGCCGTGCCTTGGTTATTGCTCTGAACAAGTGGGATGGTCTGGAAGACTCTCACAAAGAGTATGTTAAAAACGAACTTGATCGCCGGTTACGTTTCATCGATTTTGCAGACATCCATTACATTTCCGCCAAACACGGGACTGGTGTCGGACACCTGTATGACTCCATTGAGCGGGCGTATCAGGCTGCCACCGAGAAGATGTCTACTAACTTTTTGACCCGGGTGTTACAGGATGCAGTGCGGGAGCATCAGCCGCCCATGATTCGGGGGCACCGGATCAAGCTGCGCTATGCGCATCCCGGTGGCAATAATCCACCTATCATAGTGATTCATGGCAACCAGACCGGTGAGCTGCCTGATGCCTATGTGAAGTACCTGGAGCGTACCTACCGTCGGGCGCTGGATCTGCACGGCACTCCCGTCCGCCTGGAATTCCGTTCCAGCGAAAACCCCTACGAAGAAAAGGCCAAACCCAAGGTGCGCAGACGGGATGGCAAGATACAGACTGGTAAGCGGCAGGCGGGAGAGACCAAACGCAGCTATCAGGCTCGTAAAGGCAATGACCCGGCAGTGAAGCCGGGCACCAAAAAGCCGGCGAGTACGGCCAAGCCCAAAGCGAAGCCGGCGGTTGCCAAGCCCGCGGTGCGTGGAGGGGCGGGGCAGACCCGTCGTAAGCCTACCCATGTGACTAAACCGTCCGGTAATAAGCCCAGATAA